The Bacteroidota bacterium DNA segment CGGGACTGTTTGAAATAATTGCACATCAACTATCGGTTCTATCATACCACATCATTTTCAAATTTTCAAATTTTCAAATTAACTAATTATTCCCCGGCCTAATATAGTGAAATTCTTCATAAATCGTGCTGGGTTAAAAATTTCTTTTGTGCCATCCCTATGGGATTCGATGCATTATGGTTTATTGCAATGGCTATTGATTATCGTCCCTACGGGACTATTGAATGGCGTCCCTACGGGACTGTTTGAAATAATTGTACATCAACGCATCGGTTCTATCGTACCACCTCATTTTCAAATTGACTTATTTTCAAATTTTCAAATTGATAAATTATCCATCGTTTCCCCGCCCTAATGTAACGAATTTCTTCATAGAATCAGTTTTTATTGGTTTGTTTTTATTACAATAACAATCCAATTATATCTTATACGAACATCATAATACATTTTAAGCCAGAAAATATTCGCCAGGAGGGTCACATTTTACATTCTCTGGGATTAATATAAAAAAGACATAACAGCCAAAGGTAAGAACACGAAAGTGAAAAAATATAAATTGGAATTCTGGATTCAAAATGAGTTCCATAGGAGCACCACCCATCAGTCCCGTAAGGACGCCATTAAATAGCAATCCAATCCAGCATTTCCATATAGAGTCCCGTAGGGACGTCACCCAATAGGCACAAAAAATATCATCTATGGCAAACACATACACAAGTTGTTATATCCATTGCGTTTTCACCCCGCAGGGCAGAAAACCCATCCTGACATACGATATTCGTGAGAGTACATTCCATTATATCGGGGGCATCGCAAATAATTATAGCATGAGGCTCCTGGCAGCAGGGGGTTTAAGTGATCATGTACATTTGCTGATTTCACTGAGTCCTGAGGTTTCCATCTCAAAAGCCCTTCAAATTATAAAGTCCAATTCCTCGCGATGGATAAGGCAGAATTATCCTTCAATGAAGAATTTCCGGTGGCAGGAAGGATTTGGTGCGTTTTCGGTTGGCGTTTCACAGATTGACAGGACGAGAAAATATTTGAAAAATCAGGAGACGCATCACAGGAGGAGGAATTTTAAGGAGGAATATCTGGCATTTCTGGTGAAACATGGGATTGCATATGATGAACGTTATGTGCTGGGATGAAAACTATTTTGTGTCATCCCTACGGGATTCGATGCATAATGGTTTATTGAAATGGCTATTGACTATCGTCCCTACGGGACTACGGGACTATTGGGTGACGTTCCTACGGGACTATTGGGTGACGTCCCTACGGGACTCTGGGGTAGATACGATATGACGGAAGAGAATTTTTAGGGTAACAAAGAGATTGACATTTTTATTAAATTTATCGCACATAATTTAACAGATCTGACAATATGAAAACTATACCCTTTTTCGTTTTAATCAACCTCCTTATATTCCACTCATCCGGGGAAAATATCACCGACGAAAAGGCGCAATTGGCGGGTAAAAACTTTTATTATGAATGCCTGAACAGGTATCAATACACCGATTTTAACAGTGTTCAGGTTATCAAAACATGTATTGTCAGGGCGGAAAATGAAGTGGTATACTATGTTTTCAATTTCCGCCCTAAAGGATTTGTTGTTGTTGCGGCTACAGATGCCGTGATGCCCGTTTTGGGTTACTCATTCACTGGTAGCTACACTGAAGAAAACCAACCGGACAATTTTGCGGGATGGATGGATCATTACAAGGTACAAATTTTATATGCTATCCGTAATGATCTGACGGGTGAATATGTCATCAAAAATCTTTGGGAAAGGATGCTGACCGAAGATCCCGGCACGCTGCAGCCTTTGAAGGATCAGCGTAATGTTGAGCCCATGCTCAATTCGACATGGAATCAGGGTTACCCTTACAATGCTTTGTGTCCGGAAGATCCTGCCGGACCAAATGGCCGCTGCTATGCGGGATGTGTGGCCACAGCCATGGGACAGGTGATGTATTACTATCGCTGGCCCGACACCGGAACTGGATCCTATACATATCAGCATCCGGAATATGGCACCATATCGGCCGACTTTGGCAGCACAACCTATAAGTGGGACGACATGGTGAACCAAACCACGATGCCCAATTTTGCCATTGCTGAGCTTCTGTTCCATCTTGGAGTTTCAGTTGATATGGATTATGGTCCGGATGGCTCCGGCATGTGGAATCATAAGGCAGCCTATTCGCTGCGCACCTATTTTAAATACTCACCCAAAACTCAGTATGTTTTCAGAGACAGCACCAGCATGGACTGGGACAGCTTGGTGGTGGCACACATCGACAGGTTCATGCCCTGCTATTATGCCGGATGGGCCGATTACACTTACACCAGCGGCCATGCTTTTGTGGTGGATGGCTACCAGGGCGATTACTTCCACATGAACTGGGGCTGGAGTGGCTCCTTTGACGGATACTTCCTGCTCGATAACCTGACACCGGGAGGTAGTAATTTTAATTATGCACAGGAACTCATCATCAACTGCTTTCCGGATACGGTAAATTATGTATATCCGGAATATTGCACAGGCACTAAAACACTGACAACCAAAACAGGAACCTTCGAAGATGGCAGCAGTCCCATGTATCCATACCAGAATAACACATACTGTAACTGGCTGATCTCGCCTCAGACACAAGA contains these protein-coding regions:
- the tnpA gene encoding IS200/IS605 family transposase, which produces MANTYTSCYIHCVFTPQGRKPILTYDIRESTFHYIGGIANNYSMRLLAAGGLSDHVHLLISLSPEVSISKALQIIKSNSSRWIRQNYPSMKNFRWQEGFGAFSVGVSQIDRTRKYLKNQETHHRRRNFKEEYLAFLVKHGIAYDERYVLG
- a CDS encoding C10 family peptidase, with product MKTIPFFVLINLLIFHSSGENITDEKAQLAGKNFYYECLNRYQYTDFNSVQVIKTCIVRAENEVVYYVFNFRPKGFVVVAATDAVMPVLGYSFTGSYTEENQPDNFAGWMDHYKVQILYAIRNDLTGEYVIKNLWERMLTEDPGTLQPLKDQRNVEPMLNSTWNQGYPYNALCPEDPAGPNGRCYAGCVATAMGQVMYYYRWPDTGTGSYTYQHPEYGTISADFGSTTYKWDDMVNQTTMPNFAIAELLFHLGVSVDMDYGPDGSGMWNHKAAYSLRTYFKYSPKTQYVFRDSTSMDWDSLVVAHIDRFMPCYYAGWADYTYTSGHAFVVDGYQGDYFHMNWGWSGSFDGYFLLDNLTPGGSNFNYAQELIINCFPDTVNYVYPEYCTGTKTLTTKTGTFEDGSSPMYPYQNNTYCNWLISPQTQEDSISDITLTFNRFGTSQGDTVFVYDGNSENSVLLGAFSGDEIPGAVTSSGNQMLIAFHSNETDVNAGWFASYSTSTPEWCSGSTTQTYPAGQVGDGSGTFNYSNNSICQFRIMPAGASWVTLTFNTFATEEDADWVKVIDLGSQTVIGEFSGSTIPEPVTATSGKMLILFTTNGSVTAQGWDATYISDLVGIAGSYVPEDFLIYPNPAKDMVMFRFTQNNLQQASLEIMNLSGQIIRSIALTDQNDRAITIDVTNFTGGLYIVKLTTLNGTTIKKLFID